The Helianthus annuus cultivar XRQ/B chromosome 16, HanXRQr2.0-SUNRISE, whole genome shotgun sequence genome includes a window with the following:
- the LOC110918980 gene encoding glutamic acid-rich protein-like — translation MKAAKTLLIDEPEVDEPVVTAEENPYADIDQVMLNVDDLVSEQAVNVEAEKEKVLDDVEGDDVNKSTTSSSSSSDEEIDETERLRRIQEATQKEKQLRKRKRQEKDDSAYVPSPEHVSESQSPSSGKKKAGAKKRIVSPKIKKVTTKITKSKIVLKKKPAKEPSKPSTPPPEPTPHQSPIQSPPRQPTPPRQPSPPKQPTPPRHLSPLHLSPPQQQTLLTSQEIFQTPPLTQIQLTPGSSGHKGLHIPPDNLEDIGDFGFANDEQVKKLEKKIDDVLNENKVVAAESKKVAELDFLKVRVAELEEEKARRDKQNKYFEMKNKELEAAKALKEHEFYMLNKVVENMLGTSIEQRFEEIQVEELRAKRQAEIDEQMKDKGKGAESSVAAVKRSIVPSLVIENPVPISSVSAIFEEPVTLEDLAADDDEEDDEEDADEEGDEEEGDDEEDADDEKVFSASSHGSDNDDDDAQGGMGIKVTEASNERSVDDLLNDSVNEESWGLKERGSLVMLKMLNMLKS, via the coding sequence ATGAAAGCTGCAAAAACGTTATTGATTGATGAGCCTGAGGTGGATGAGCCGGTGGTTACTGCAGAAGAAAATCCGTATGCTGATATTGATCAAGTGATGCTTAATGTTGATGATTTAGTGTCTGAGCAAGCAGTTAATGTGGAAGCTGAGAAAGAGAAGGTTCTTGATGACGTTGAAGGTGATGATGTTAATAAAAGTACGACAAGCTCTTCGAGTTCTTCAGATGAGGAAATAGATGAGACTGAACGTCTAAGAAGAATTCAAGAAGCTACACAGAAAGAGAAGCAGTTAAGGAAAAGGAAGAGACAGGAGAAAGATGATTCTGCATACGTTCCATCTCCTGAGCACGTTTCTGAATCACAATCACCTTCAAGCGGCAAAAAGAAAGCGGGTGCAAAGAAAAGGATTGTATCTCCGAAAATCAAGAAAGTTACTACGAAGATTACAAAGTCGAAGATTGTGTTGAAGAAGAAACCAGCCAAAGAACCCAGTAAACCATCAACACCACCACCTGAGCCTACCCCACATCAATCACCAATACAATCACCTCCACGACAACCAACACCTCCCAGACAGccttcaccaccaaaacaaccaacaccacccaGACATCTTTCACCATTACATCtctcaccaccacaacaacaaaccTTGCTTACATctcaagaaatatttcaaacaccACCACTTACTCAAATTCAACTAACTCCTGGTTCTTCTGGGCACAAAGGTCTTCACATTCCTCCGGATAATCTTGAAGATATTGGAGATTTTGGCTTTGCAAACGATGAACAGGTGAAGAAGTTAGAAAAGAAGATAGATGACGTGTTGAATGAAAACAAAGTTGTTGCAGCAGAAAGCAAGAAAGTTGCTGAACTTGATTTCCTGAAGGTGCGAGTGgctgaacttgaagaagaaaaggctCGCAGAGATAAACAGAACAAATATTTCGAGATGAAAAACAAAGAGCTTGAGGCTGCGAAAGCTTTGAAAGAGCATGAGTTCTACATGCTAAACAAAGTGGTTGAGAATATGCTTGGAACGTCGATTGAACAGAGGTTCGAAGAGATTCAAGTTGAAGAGCTTAGGGCAAAACGCCAAGCTGAgattgatgaacaaatgaaagataaAGGAAAGGGTGCTGAAAGTAGTGTGGCAGCTGTTAAGAGATCAATTGTTCCATCCTTAGTAATTGAAAATCCAGTTCCTATATCTTCAGTATCAGCAATTTTTGAAGAACCTGTAACTCTAGAAGATCTTGCTGctgatgatgatgaggaagatgatgaggaggatgcCGATGAAGAGGGTGATGAAGAAGAGGGTGATGACGAGGAAGATGCCGATGATGAGAAAGTATTTTCTGCTAGCAGTCATGGTTCTGATAATGACGATGACGATGCTCAAGGTGGTATGGGAATTAAAGTAACTGAAGCTTCCAATGAAAGATCTGTTGATGACCTTCTGAATGATTCTGTGAATGAAGAGTCATGGGGGCTGaaggaaagggggagtctggtgATGCTCAAAATGTTAAACATGTTGAAAAGTTAG